One region of Carassius carassius chromosome 41, fCarCar2.1, whole genome shotgun sequence genomic DNA includes:
- the LOC132123402 gene encoding uncharacterized protein LOC132123402, with amino-acid sequence MSVLTSHEGQGLLPMTTGLVRRYEAAGVAPPTLLYVDRDCCSSVGTSRAAAMFSGWSDLVVRLDVWHFMRRFAAGLHTDSHPLYGLFMAKLSACIFAWDEGDVALLREAKRRELEQKQGIRGLTEEQLTGRLTSRQLAQHCRRCTRGLEETEQLIGLMLEAFRDARETMGIPLVDQERMDVIWDTQRRHLPCILDPPGVQLYTQTGSVKKGGLTLPVYRCARGSTSLESFHNHLNRFIPGTSANLENFQAYLLEGFERWNENRAAAAVTHAPLSLRCYSGSLQHGLNELSQRLLGCSLVQDYSKPGEYTGELIGVEYLCSQQSWEFRENFGRDPDVPDGIPVDLGDIEDEGFGDETGEQDHTVSPLSLVSTKEAILLSRDSESPSQSSQDLPPEPQEDVCRGPDGTPGFDRVVDLARYFVGLREKPCVSDREAADIVRLWDRLPDSDRQGVSYPPRHKDRLLQGRFKATHSKTSTCHGKESLKRCVLGQGSGPAQWPNISRIVEAVCLELCSIHPAGKVKWGVSMNRWAAILHDYQAIRRLVGNCPALRGRTRIQLFEVNQRTLSVWFNNYRKKLEADVLALSVPLPQISMVSRTQLPLARQMTSMPSAPGSSLKSFPYVANPDLSGQATRRGQRPPPPASAPALSAQQPVSLSAPPAASLSAPQAAVLSAQRPASLSAPPAASLSAPPAAALSAPAASMSRTTLWRKRKAAEALAQEQGLPRPQQPARKPYACTQCGQPRKKEFGHTRVGNFYFCATAEGKTLEQWLQEKKNVGNPSL; translated from the exons ATGTCTGTGCTCACCTCACATGAGGGTCAGGGACTGCTGCCTATGACCACGGGCCTGGTGAGAAGGTACGAGGCGGCAGGAGTCGCTCCCCCCACGCTCCTGTATGTGGACAGAGACTGCTGCTCTTCAGTGGGAACATCCAGAGCAGCTGCCATGTTCAGCGGCTGGAGCGATCTGGTGGTTCGTCTGGATGTGTGGCACTTCATGCGGCGCTTCGCTGCAGGTCTGCACACTGACAGCCACCCGCTCTACGGTCTGTTCATGGCAAAGCTCTCTGCCTGCATTTTCGCCTGGGATGAGGGAGATGTGGCCCTGCTGAGGGAGGCGAAAAGGAGGGAGCTGGAGCAAAAGCAGGGCATCAGAGGCCTCACTGAGGAGCAGTTGACCGGCAGGCTCACCTCAAGACAGCTGGCGCAGCACTGTCGTCGCTGCACACGTGGCCTGGAGGAGACAGAGCAGCTGATCGGCCTGATGCTGGAGGCCTTCAGGGACGCCAGGGAAACCATGGGCATCCCCTTGGTGGACCAGGAGAGGATGGACGTCATCTGGGACACTCAAAGGCGCCATCTTCCCTGCATCCTGGACCCTCCTGGAGTGCAGCTGTACACACAGACAGGAAGTGTTAAAAAGGGAGGGCTCACACTTCCTGTGTACCGCTGTGCTCGGGGGTCCACTTCCCTGGAGTCCTTCCACAACCACCTCAACCGCTTCATACCCG gaaCAAGCGCTAACCTGGAAAATTTCCAGGCTTATCTGCTTGAGGGTTTTGAGCGGTGGAACGAGAACCGGGCCGCTGCTGCTGTCACACATGCTCCCTTGTCGCTGCGCTGCTACAGTGGCTCACTCCAGCACGGCCTCAATGAGCTCAGCCAGCGTCTTCTTGGCTGTAGTCTTGTGCAAGACTACTCCAAGCCAGGAGAGTACACAG GTGAGCTCATTGGGGTGGAGTATCTGTGCTCGCAGCAGTCCTGGGAGTTCAGGGAGAACTTTGGGCGGGACCCAGATGTCCCAGACGGAATCCCAGTGGACTTGGGAGACATAGAGGATGAGGGATTTGGGGATGAGACAGGGGAGCAGGACCACACCGTCTCCCCTCTTTCTTTAGTCTCGACCAAGGAAGCTATATTGTTGTCTCGGGATTCAGAGTCACCCTCTCAGTCCTCCCAGGACTTGCCACCAGAGCCCCAGGAAGAT GTGTGCAGAGGACCAGACGGGACTCCTGGATTCGACAGAGTGGTGGACCTGGCCAGATACTTTGTTGGGCTGAGAGAAAAGCCTTGCGTCTCGGACAGGGAAGCCGCTGACATTGTTCGGCTGTGGGACAGACTGCCGGACAGTGACAGACAGGGTGTTTCCTATCCGCCGAGACACAAGGACAGACTTTTGCAAGGCAGGTTCAAGGCCACCCACTCCAAAACCTCCACCTGCCATGGAAAAGAGAGCCTGAAGCG gtgTGTGCTGGGGCAGGGCTCCGGTCCTGCGCAGTGGCCTAATATTAGTCGGATTGTAGAGGCAGTATGTCTGGAGCTCTGCTCCATTCATCCAGCGGGGAAGGTGAAGTGGGGTGTTTCTATGAACCGCTGGGCTGCCATTCTACACGACTACCAGGCCATACGCAGACTGGTGGGGAACTGCCCAGCACTGAGGGGACGGACGAGGATTCAGTTGTTTGAGGTCAATCAGCGGACGCTTTCTGTCTG GTTTAACAACTACAGGAAGAAGCTGGAGGCAGATGTGTTGGCTCTGAGTGTTCCCTTGCCTCAGATCAGCATGGTGTCTCGCACTCAGCTTCCTCTAGCCAGGCAGATGACGTCAATGCCCTCAGCACCTGGGTCGTCACTTAAATCTTTCCCCTATGTCGCAAACCCTGATCTGTCAGGTCAGGCCACACGACGTGGGCAGCGACCTCCTCCCCCTGCATCAGCACCCGCGCTCTCTGCTCAACAGCCAGTGTCTCTCTCAGCTCCTCCCGCAGCATCCCTCTCTGCTCCACAGGCTGCTGTCCTCTCTGCTCAAAGGCCAGCGTCTCTCTCTGCTCCTCCCGCAGCATCCCTCTCTGCTCCACCGGCTGCTGCCCTCTCTGCTCCAGCAGCATCAATGAGCAGAACAACTCTGTGGAGGAAGAGGAAAGCAGCAGAGGCTTTAGCTCAAGAGCAAGGGCTGCCCCGTCCCCAGCAACCTGCACGAAAACCATATGCGTGCACTCAATGTGGGCAGCCCAGAAAAAAAGAGTTTGGGCACACCAGGGTGGGTAACTTCTACTTCTGTGCCACAGCAGAGGGAAAGACATTAGAACAGTGGCTGCAAGAAAAGAAGAATGTGGGAAATCCTTCattgtaa